The Pantoea eucalypti sequence GCGATGTGGAGGCAGAGTGATGCTGTTTCGCCTCATCCAGCGTGAATTACGCATCGCCTTTCGTGGCGGCGCGGATGTCGTCAATCCACTCTGGTTTTTCCTGATCGTCATTACCCTGTTTCCTTTAGGTATCGGACCGGACCCGCAACAGCTGGCTCGCATTGCACCGGGCGTTGCCTGGGTTGCTGCGCTGCTGGCGTCGCTGCTGGCGCTGGAGCGTCTGTTCCGTGATGACTTCAGCGATGGCTCGCTGGAGCAACTGGTGTTGCTGCCGACGCCGCTGCCGGTAACGGTTATCGGCAAAGTGGTGGCGCACTGGCTGGTCACTGGCGTGCCACTGATTATCCTGTCGCCGCTGGCCGCGCTGCTGCTGTCACTGGATTTTAATGGCTGGCGGGCAATGGCCCTGACGCTGTTGCTGGGTACGCCAACCCTGAGTTTTCTCGGTGCGATTGGCGTGGGTCTGACGGTGGGTTTACGGCGCGGCGGCGTGCTGCTGAGCCTG is a genomic window containing:
- the ccmB gene encoding heme exporter protein CcmB, coding for MLFRLIQRELRIAFRGGADVVNPLWFFLIVITLFPLGIGPDPQQLARIAPGVAWVAALLASLLALERLFRDDFSDGSLEQLVLLPTPLPVTVIGKVVAHWLVTGVPLIILSPLAALLLSLDFNGWRAMALTLLLGTPTLSFLGAIGVGLTVGLRRGGVLLSLLVLPLAIPVLIFASAAMEAASQGLPIGGYLAILGAMLMGSATLAPFATAAALRITLQ